ATAAACTATTAAAAAGTGAAGGAAAAAATTGTATCTATAAGCATTAAGGAATTTTCCCAATATCTTCGTACAAAGGTTTTCTCATGAAGAAccactatatattttttgaaaaaatgccCGTACCATCCAGCCCTTTTAAGAGCACCAGATGATTCAAATCAAAGTTCAGAGATGTATTTTAGCAATAGATTGCAAATAACTGTAATTAAGAACAGTTCATATATTTTAGTATTGATATTTGAACTTTATCCTTAATCTTTAAATTCTCAAACACCACTACTCTTCTTTGGAAGATTCATAAAGCCTAAAAACGACCACGACCATCAAACCtccttaaaataaatcaaatgaagatgcataatttttcaaaacatcgCAATCTAAAACGAAATTGTTTTTGGCTCAATTTAATTTGACTTTCATGATATACCGTAACATATTAAACtcttggtaaaaaaaaagactgtaaaccaaagttgattttttatatttgacataaataaatttatgataaacatattttaaatgtataatataGTTACAATATGCGGAGACTTACAAACCATGCTTATGAGGTTTTTATGACTCAGAAATATTACGTCacaaacctttaaaaacattttaaagggTGGTGCCCCCTACCCATTACCTTCTTCTCGcgaataatattttaaaattcacataaatataatataacattCTACATGCCTACTGACAGCAAAcccaattatatatatttaagaaataaccCACGTACCTATTTGTATTTAACACCTTTtcttcctcaggtagtgtagattcaaagttgtgaaaatcaacaccaccgagggtagggtggggccacgatggggggagggggtggtcgaagttttacataggaatttatagagtaaatctttaaaaatcttcttctcagaacctaatcagccaggaaagctgatacttgtgtggaagcatccccatgtggtgtagattcaaagttgtgaaattcatgacccctggatgtagggtggggccacaatgggggtcgaagttttacataggaatatgtagagtaaatcgttaaaaatcttcttctcagaaactaatcagtttttaattatttatacaggatccacatatattattgtacattgtccagattgtttgtattatgactccattgagctgattttatcatacctattgttcctcaggttagcgttgtggcccatgggccataACTTAGATATGATCCATGaccattttatattttgtgtttcaATTAATGTACACTATCCACTTATCATTTGGGAATTGCCATAAACTCTAGTAATATAACTGGTGCAAATAGATAAAAATTTGAGCTATTATTGTAACAACTTGTAATTTGGTTTCGACTACAAATCCGCAAAAGTAAATTTCAGATATTTCAAGAAATTAtattaatgtaattaaaaaagatatgcTATAAAAGATAGCATTTAAACGAGGCAAACTACTTGCAATAGAAATATTGTGTGTGAATTGTAGGCACATGTAAGATAAtcttgaaaaatgataatgctaaaaaataaaatttatttctcttttgtttaaaaaattgagaaaataaGTTACTTTCTTCTTTCATTtataacaataatttgttatagaCGCTTAAAAATCCATATCTCATGACCAGACCAAATATGAATCCCTCTTTGTTTCAGGCACATAGTAATACGAAAATTAGATTTTAGatactttattaaaaaacaagaaaaatagtACATAAATCATATTATATTGAAGAATGATATACGAAGTAAACATTGAAGAAGTAAATAAGACTAAAAATGAAACAAGTTATACAAACAATTAAGGAAACAttatctttccaaaaaaaaaaaaagctctgGATCAATTAAAATTTGCATTCATATAACAATAGTGTCATATACTGTAAACCTACTTTTATTCGCGAGCGAGAAATCTTTGCGAGCTACGCGAGAGAATTGTCGTCTCGAATATTTCTCGTTGCGAACCAGCCCTTGTTGTATGGCTGTTATAACAACACATATCTTTATAAGGCTTACTCGCAAAAAGTAGTCGTCGCGAACTAGTTTGTAACTCGCGAAATAATGtccgaataaaagttggtttacagtatttaacattttttagttatcaaatttcaaagttcCTTCTCTCCtgctgaaaaaaatacaatgtaaaacaaTCACGCCTTGAAAAAAAAGCATATTGATGCACTTATAAggctttttatttttcaatcgtATAACCCCTTAAATTAGAAATTATCTAAACAAATCTACAAATCGTTGacgtaaataaataaattgcaaaccgtttatttattttatatacccTACAATAAATCGagacaaatatacaaatatttgacTGAATACATAAATAAAGACCCTTCCATTTCCATTTTTCtatttctaatacatgtataagaaataaCCAAGATGAACGTACGAATTTatcatttcaataaataaaatgaatttttgttttaatttcccATTTTAAACCATACactatgtaaataaacaaaaaataaaagcaaatctACAAATCTATGAATCACATTTATAAATAACtcttttttctcattttatagGCTGAACTTAAGAAATCATTACGACAAACCTACAATATAGCGGATCCGATACTTTTTTGTGTCTCCAATTTCAAACTAATTTCAAACTCGTTTAAATTGACTAACTTTGAACACCTACCTTGGAAATTCCTTGTATTCCTTAAACAGGTTTTGTACATCAAAAATCTTTTGTAAACTTAAAATCTGACTttataataatcattttatacaagttgaaaaagaaatatgaatagAGAAGTAGACTTTCGAACGTAAAACAGCGCTGAAAAAACAAGAGTTCAAAAAACTAAATGTGATGATTTTATTACATCTCGATACATTGAGTAATGTTTATGGTTCATTTACTATGTAACATGCTGAGAATTGcgcagcaatgttaaggcgtcccgatgctaaaatacgtCTAGAgaacgatattatttgaatcttaaaatctatgttacatttattgacaccgatgttaaacattatatttgatgcatttttgtgacgtcatatgtactttgtAATCACATGACGAGCGAAGCCTAATAATGCAAAGGATCTATTTAAATCGCATCCTCGCAGGTGATGAATGacatttaatcttaattttatgttttaaagaaaaatcctCTGTTAAGTTatatactttgaagttcttgctggggaaagaaataaatatttcgtttGTGGAAGagattgttgaaacattccacaaaatcgtCAAAAAAATGCACATAACACTAATCAAAAGCGGTTTACAAATAATTGGGGTAAATCCATAAGTTTCccaagcacgattcacattgctacttatattctctaccaattttacgtaaaatattctaaaattgtgttgatctttcacctgcgccaagctggttttacatgcattaacatttcttcattcatttatttacacgtagcagggagagtaTCTAAACCtttagtttataaatagtcttttacctaaaatgaagctttaaaattgccgattatttgatactggtttttactaagaatgaattctgtacgtcAAGCATTAACAgcagcatctatgtaaaggaaacaggcagtattatactggtttgatataattcacttttaacgttaagatacattccttgaaaactatcgacaggaatgtagatcatgacgtcaaagttaattatgacgtcatatcgtatgaagtacagataagttactttttacatatcgctgtaaaatccattgggaagccttaacatgcccgcgtgaattaatattggatttttaaaaaagatttctctgttttcttaaaagaaattaaaatagtgGTTACATATACAAAGTACTGACAGGCTCTTTCAAAATTGTGATTTTTGTGATTGTTCTGGTTTTTTTATGTCTTATAAGAAACGAATCATTCGGTGATCTTTTCAAAGTCTGCAAATTGTTTCATCTTTTATaagtaatttgatataaaatactaGCAGTGGCCAATTAGGTCAGTCTTCTTTGTCTTGGTGGAAGGATCGAAGGAGCCCCCGTATGACCACCCTGGGTGTCATCAAACGCTTTATTAGTGAACAAAGACTCGTCAGTTCTTGGCTCTCCTCCATAAACGTTTGCATCAACTAATCGCCGCGAACCTTCCTCTAATGACgctaaaaaacaataaaaatacgTACCTTTTGTATTCATAACattcatatcaaataaataaaacaatggacAGATAAAATAATATGACATAACGGAAGTGAGAGATAAACAGATATAATTACTAACGTTGTCAATGCAACATTGTGTTTGGTGACAAGATATAAATAGTATCATAATTACCTTTTTTGATCTGTCGAAATCGTACAAATGCAATGATTGCTAAAATAAATGCACATGCAGCAATGATTCCAAGAACCGCAATAACTGCCTTGGCCACTGAAGACAAACCCGATTCTTCAGAGGAGCGATGAAGGGCAAACGCTGGTGTCAGCCTTCCGTCGTTACAGGGAAACTGTTGAACTGCCATCCGTAGAATGCTGTCGAAAGCAGGCATGTTCTGATCATACATAACCTTATTCATTGCCGTGACCGAAGTTGTCACGGACACCGAATTCTGAGACAAAGACACTCTTGTGTTTCCGAATTTTAGTCCTTCAATCTCATCCGTGGTCATTAAATAATTTTGGATATAATCTTCGTCTATCATACAACCTCTTTTGTTTCTGTCGATTGTAATGACAGCTTTGTAGTCGTTGACAGTGAAAGGCCTTTCAAAGTCAGCGAATATGCTATCGAAATTAGACCCATTATACTGTGTTGTAATAACACTGAGATATGGATAAGTTTGTATTTCATTCTCACTGAGCTTTAGATTCCATTCCTCGGCCTTCGTATCCTGCGGTTCTTTCTCCAAAAGCGCTGCAGGACAACCGCTTACAAGAAAACTGTCAATATTCTGTGGAAAATCTGCTGCACTGTCAAAATAGACCTTAACAGATGTCAGATACATGGCGGGAAATTTCAGCTCTAACTTTGTTATAGATCCCGAACCAGGACTTTTTATGAAGTtttgcaaaatttgaaattttgagctATTGCGATTTATATATTCAACCCTTAACATCTCGGCTTGATATGGCTTTTTCGTGCTGATAGTGACAGTTGTTATCATGACTTCGACAGTGAACGACACAAAATACTTCTCACCAACACTAGTCATGAAACTTAACCCTTCAAAGCCTGGGTAAATGATGTCTGAACAGCCTGTAAaagaattgtaaaaataaaagtaaattttgatacCGTTTTTATCTATTTGCCTTTTTGAGcctcaaaattttcaaagagaaaaCTTATATTAAAAAGGAAATTGATGTGTGGAGATCAGTTAGTTTCTGAACATTGTTAGTTAGTTTctaaacacatttattttaatgctgtaaaatatatttatatataaggaAATCAGAAAGAACAATAAAACCCCACAGATACTATAACCCCAGCCCTACTAAAAAAAGTAACAATTAGAAGAGAAAATATTcttttctataattatatgtatacacaATCATAGCGTATGATACATCAAAATGATtgtagaactttttttaaatattgcattggttttgaaatgaaaaatgaaggTCATCCTAGAAGGGAATATTAGTCAGGGGATGATACATTGTGCACGAGAATTGGTTTTCTTTTCCATAGTTTACCTTAaatgaatacattttattttgtatatattttgataaaataacatAAATACTGATACGTTTTCTACGTTGTTTTTTATGGAATTTTTAACGTATGGATCATAGATTATTAAATCGTTCAACTTAACAGATACgtcttttatgtattttaagcAATGCTTGCCTTAACCAATGGATAAATGACAATCTTATGTTCtacttaaaggtagcttaaagatgcCTTATGCTAAGTAAAAGACGATCTTTAGGCCACCCTTAAGCtatatattttgctaaaaagtGACTTAAATGTTCTTAAAGGTGGCTTATAGAAAGCGTAAAGAAGTCTTAAAGGTGCTTAAAGACAGCTTAAAGATTTAGATCATTTACATTGTAACCCCTAATATTTAGCAGTGGGGCAAATAAGTATagagaagttttaaaaataaagtaacaaaaagtTCATTGAATTCcctttttgtgttttaaaaaatgctcaAGATTACATGTTTAGCATATCTAAAACATATGGATCAATTACCtgttatatttatcaaatttaaaaacagaaaaccatttttgaaaaattagaaaCTATGgcaatttatgtaaaatgtaataCTTGTATGTGAAATTTCCAATAGTTaatgataaagaaagataacttctgctcattgaaacaattttttgtagGAACCTTCACAACAAAGTGTTATTCTAAAAAGCAacactttattttgatataataagAATCGACAATGTACATAACTTTATATTACTTTCATATGTAtccattattttcaattcaatgcTGTAATGGTAAATGTTTGCTTTTTCTAATTTCGTTCAAAATCATAAATAGAcagttttgtttcatttcaatCTATTGATATTgagttttttttagataaatatgaaatatgatatatatatatatatatatatatatatatatatatatatatatatatatatatatatatatatatatatatatatatatatatatatatatatatatatttattagcatttgtttctaaataaaagtataattaatttaaaatacgATTGTTTGGAAATGAGTGGAGTTATATAAAAACACTagtttttaacttaaaaaaccCCCACATACAATGAAAAATCTTAATAATAGTGCATGTGATCGTGTTTAACTATGTTTTTATTCAGTGATTATTCCTTAATTGTATTAATGTTGGGAAAATTGATTTGAGCACtttaaatagaattttaatgataaacaCTATTATTTCAACTTCTTGTGTTCTACGCTTGGTCTTACAATTCAATGTGTAGTGTATTTATGCATAATGacattgaaaaatcaaaaatatatacctACCTGAAATTTGCTTATGAGGCACCGGCGTTTTCTCTTCTAAAGTAATTGTGTCGTTTTTGTGGGAGAGTAAATGTGTCGCTGGTTTCCCCCAAAATGATTCCCTTTCGATTGCAGATACAACTTCCACAAAAACAGTGTCCCGCCGTCTTACAAAAGATCCTATTGGGTAGTTTTTACTTAGGAGCGAGAATTGTGTAGGGTAAATATCATATtctgaagttaaaaaaaaagaagataaggTAATCagtttgtataataaaatttgatgtcatttgCTTGATTTTATTCCATTTCAATTACAACAGCATTGTATACTGTACAAAAATAAGCTGTATAATAAGTTTTCGGGACTTTGCCACCAAATCATAAAGCCCTTAATTATAATGTAGTTATATATTCTATACATAATCATTTAttatacctctgtgaatattttctatggaACATTACAACGAATAAACATAAATGCTATTCTATATAACCCTGGAATAGTTTCCGTGCTATCTGCctatggtgaatagtcatcgaAAGCTATTCACAGGCGGCATTCgatttcctttattatttttttttttaactcggaacacctctgacgtAAACGATCGTCACATTGAATTTGAAATCctataactctaatttgtttatcataaaaaaattgaatagcggacaattaattttttctttggtatattaaaaatacctttTTACTGACTATGAAgacgatagcaagtttattgtccccctcgCAACTATTTCCCTCGGCTTTGCCTCGTGATCGTGATAAAGTTGCTTTATTGGGGGACAATACACCTGCTATCGTCTTCATAACTAGTAAATAGGAATATAATATATTCCCTCATTTGGtaataattaaacaaagaactatatatgatgaGAGTCAAATTTgacccccataattcgccattttttaagtgtttcgggtacaataaaatgttaactaattttttagaggagttgatataaaatatatctttcatctatttatctgatttatttgcactcactggcagtatatgacgtcagaattgacgccatttctatattcaatcaaaatcagccaaaaattgacatttttcttatctatttacgaatgggaaatatagagcgcatgcttgaacaagggaattttttttggtcacttataagtcttggctagatacatctctgattaaaatattttatttgtgcaagaatgcgctctatgtttgcGGAAggaaaactgcttgaaaacaagctgttttacgctaaaaatgcaaaaatggcgggaaaaggttgtctttacaatgtcttatttctaaattgtggacacttgaaccaaaatgaatattatgtaaacacatcacatacatatctgtactaagataTTTTGCAGTActaattaagaatttttaaactgCTTCTTGTGTTTGTAAATTATCATATAGATATTACCTTGTTTTATTGGCCTGATTTCGTCGCTAGCTATATTTACAGTTTGCTGATTTCCGACGCAGTTTAGCGATTTGTTTGTATAACTAATAATTCCCCTTTTGTTGCTTGTTTTTATTTGGATTCCTGTTATTTTTTCTGTACCAGTGCTGctcttaattgaaaaaaatattgaaacatagaaatatacacaaattctgtaaattaaaagcaaaaacaagagaaaatatttttttattatacactTGTACACTACTTCTAaatcattgttttcattacaattGAACTGAAGATTATATGTATAGTAACAACTATGCGATGATCGGTTGTAAAAGATAAACCTAAATTTGTTATAGTCAAAATCTAGGAAATGAAAGAAGCCTACAGtttgatgaaattcaagatacCAATTCTTTCAATAATGCTTCCTAATAGTAGCTTTGTTTCGTAGGGTTTATCGGGGCCATGAATCATGTTTAACTGTCCCTTTCTATGATATTTGAACAAAGTAGGTGAAAAATcgcggagttttgtccattctTTTGacatatgaaatatatctagaatgcctacagtctctcgaAAAGGCTTTAAACATGGTCTTTACCTCTTTTTGAtttaaatgatgtcaaattgcgTATCATAGGTTTCTGCATTACTTTCCCGATGATAGGATATAGAACTTTACGAGACTGTACAATTTTCTACGTAATACATTAAAAGCTGTAGAGTaccaaaaaaagagaaaaagaataaataaatcaattatggcGTCaaaatggttctagcaccaaaaaaaCCCTTTGGAATCATCTAATAAATCTCAACCTTTCAGTTAAAGTGACCTAATCCATTGTGCAAAATGCAGATTATTAGAACTCTACCCATAAACCTTTATTATTACTTGGAtaaaggggtttttttttttaaaagaaaagttttcAGAAAAATgccaaaacatttttataaaagtaaaattatctccccttgaaagatGTCGGGACTCTCCCTTTAAATCAACTTGAATCTCTTTCAGTAAGGATTGTCTTGTGGTAACTCTGGTTATATTTTACCCAGTACAGTTCTTCTACAGTATAGTGTGACAAAAATTGGACCAAAACTAaaagaaaagctcacttgaactttAAACTCAAAACTATATAAGCTGAAAAGTATTTATTGAGTAACAAATTTAATtgcataataaaaatagaacCCAATGCTTGAATTTAACATTAAAGTGTTTGCAAGTATTGAAAAACACTTTAGAATTCCAAAGGGAGCACAACATCGTGAGAGAGACATTCATCATATCCAAACTTAagttaaaacaataattatttctAGAACTTTAATGCATTATCCTCAATAAACATACCATGAAGTAAAATTTCTTAGGTTCCCCAATGAATCTGTCCGTAAAGGCACTGTAATACCATTTGTGTCCATATCTGTGTTGGCATTGATGTTTTACCGGAAACACGACAGTTCCTTCGGAGCCTTCCAAATTAATTTGCACTTGAAAAACGTCTTTTGGGCTACCACATATTGATAATTGAAGACTGATCAAATATGGTTTCtctgaaaaaatgtttttgtgaGTTATTATATATACACTTTGCGCTAATGCAAAGAAAGTAACTGTGTAAAAAATCTAgtcaacattttaaataaattatcacgttgttttttttttatctattggTAGGAATAAAATACCCAATTTGCGTACAATGTATGGACcgtaattttatttaattgtccTTTGATATAGCGTAAAAGGACACACAGTCTCAATGCAATTAATGAATACACTGTTTCCATGTTAGaaagactgtaaattatttggGCAGAAGATAATAAACCCTTATAGCATCAGCCCCATCGACTTTCCATAAAAGTGCGAAATATTGTCATGAAGAACAcaaagtattgtatattattattttcttacctttgtCTGACCTCAAGAAAATTGACATGCCTGATAAATCACCAGGTGATGAATATCTAAGAATAATAGTCAACCATTATTTAAAGTGTGCGCCAACACAGAACCATTTATCGTGGAGAAAACTTATTCTAAAACTTTCCActtaacaaattttgaaattataggTGTTATTAAGCAGCAACCCAATGATATTTTGCATCTAAAGTTTGAAACCTATCAATAGATTAAAATCATAatcttaaacaaaattatgcCATACTTTAAGCCATCTTTGTTGTCAAATGCATCCATCAATTTGTCCGTTGGGGCGTTGTTAACATCATTAAACAAAGCTTTTCCGGTAAGTAAATTGTCTCcctgaaaaatgacaataaatgaCTCTCTTCTAAAACTTTCTTGTATTTTGACACCCTCCccttaaaactaaaaaaataaataaattaaccaaaaaaatgaataaataaaaaaaatgtcaacaaccGACAAGCTTTTCTTTGCGTTAGTAGAATCTAAACAAATGTGGCAGCTGATGATTGGCTAGCGattgcatataaatatatatatatatatatatatatatatatatatatatatatatatatatatatatatatatatatatatatatatatatatatgtatgtttatatatatatatatatatatatatatatatatatatatatatatatatatatatatatatatatatatatgactgtATGACTATAGAAACTACAGGTATTGAACGAAAAAAATAATCCTTTAATAATAGAAAAATCAAGCTCCATTTTTGACcagtattaaatattttttgacttTCCGCATTTGACGtgagcaaatttaaaaacaaatgccaaaaaaaaatcgaaatgtTAGGAACAAGATTAAGTCTGTATCCTGACAATTTTGCATGACGATAACATGGGAGTTCTAGTTAACGTCCTCATCATTACACCTCCACTATTCATCAAAGAATAAATACCTAGAATTCCTTTTTGCTTGAATTACACCATAAGTATGttgaattgaataaatttgtcatttctattttaaatgttgcatttacatttaaatataaaaaaggatttttaatgtgcatattaaata
This is a stretch of genomic DNA from Crassostrea angulata isolate pt1a10 chromosome 4, ASM2561291v2, whole genome shotgun sequence. It encodes these proteins:
- the LOC128181455 gene encoding uncharacterized protein LOC128181455 is translated as MSLRGVLSLFLCIHGYRPVAMQEENSNSTAITLDELVNGFRFQQLQLSTTMMNASIHARLPEKLAAAEAKEADQREAKASRAYHEAKTPFIATTSRYNLGYIGRGYDLFKGNPLTDDGVVDQGFRLPIIELPYTHKFTADGNYRIPDNVDVISESSAKFGSSLHTVQSESDYKKMLSVDASVNAHGGGWGGSASFSASASYQKNSREIQKGETTTLNVVSRAVVYRARMSETSKLSKVNDYFEKAVMLLPMEDCESGPLQEMYINLVREFGTHYTTEVVMGAKAVQQLTFSKSDLSKLESEGISAKVAAQASFSGFGASGGGGLSVGVSSKDEAFNRVQNTSKEQYEYYIGGNPPSGDISKGTTESLREWARSADEKPVPIQYKMSSIESLLRPGYFKDITYGLFERRHCLRSAIYAYCKQTSSPSLCSPPNEASLGSRRKRQTDNAPVGGIKFGDFVSLSNVKSKQYLSLSNSTGYLRGIVTKPLVPVTTFSDYNGLFQIKSSDDDSTTVGTPLVYGQVFKLVTVKGDNLLTGKALFNDVNNAPTDKLMDAFDNKDGLKYSSPGDLSGMSIFLRSDKEKPYLISLQLSICGSPKDVFQVQINLEGSEGTVVFPVKHQCQHRYGHKWYYSAFTDRFIGEPKKFYFMSSTGTEKITGIQIKTSNKRGIISYTNKSLNCVGNQQTVNIASDEIRPIKQEYDIYPTQFSLLSKNYPIGSFVRRRDTVFVEVVSAIERESFWGKPATHLLSHKNDTITLEEKTPVPHKQISGCSDIIYPGFEGLSFMTSVGEKYFVSFTVEVMITTVTISTKKPYQAEMLRVEYINRNSSKFQILQNFIKSPGSGSITKLELKFPAMYLTSVKVYFDSAADFPQNIDSFLVSGCPAALLEKEPQDTKAEEWNLKLSENEIQTYPYLSVITTQYNGSNFDSIFADFERPFTVNDYKAVITIDRNKRGCMIDEDYIQNYLMTTDEIEGLKFGNTRVSLSQNSVSVTTSVTAMNKVMYDQNMPAFDSILRMAVQQFPCNDGRLTPAFALHRSSEESGLSSVAKAVIAVLGIIAACAFILAIIAFVRFRQIKKASLEEGSRRLVDANVYGGEPRTDESLFTNKAFDDTQGGHTGAPSILPPRQRRLT